Proteins encoded by one window of Cloeon dipterum chromosome 4, ieCloDipt1.1, whole genome shotgun sequence:
- the LOC135943886 gene encoding uncharacterized protein LOC135943886 — protein sequence MASKTVILLSGLLLCQLLIVAVVWGQSAVITDANPNEFPYVVKVTDQGSFIPDNTEAAGFLSKKYILASNSFSESLPSDVKVTDQSGKVRPVVRIESILGGSAVYLKVCEKFRGPTLPMTASSFNNLTADVNTTGVLLFYNASSHVLRKLPASAKSTASCPESSGGAYICMYQDSTPGFCSFLKDATPTYYNLPIIAFGTQAQGAVYDYNCDSATGGMDGMWLFLNLGYYYSYIIAAIPEVDIK from the exons ATGGCATCGAAAACGGTCATCCTTCTCTCTGGCCTTCTGCTCTGTCAGCTGCTCATCGTCGCAG TTGTTTGGGGCCAGTCGGCGGTTATCACGGACGCTAACCCCAATGAATTCCCCTACGTC GTCAAGGTTACTGATCAAGGTTCGTTTATCCCTGATAATACCGAAGCTGCAGGATTTCTCAGCAAGAAATATATTCTAGCCTCAAACAGCTTCTCTGAAAGCTT ACCATCAGATGTGAAAGTCACGGATCAATCTGGAAAGGTTCGGCCCGTAGTGAGGATTGAATCAATTTTGGGAGGTTCTGCAGTTTATCTGAAAGTGTGCGAGAAATTTCGAGGGCCAACCCTGCCGATGACGGCCTCCAGCTTCAACAACCTGACTGCTGACGTCAATACGACCGGCGTTCTGCTCTTCTACAATGCGTCATCG CACGTCTTAAGAAAACTGCCTGCCTCCGCGAAGAGCACTGCAAGCTGCCCTGAATCTTCGGGAGGTGCATATATTTGCATGTACCAGGACTCCACTCCTGGATTTTGCTCA TTTCTGAAGGATGCAACGCCTACCTATTACAATCTACCGATAATTGCCTTTGGAACTCAGGCTCAAGGAGCTGTGTACGATTATAATTGTGATAGCGCAACTGGCGGTATGGATGGAATGTGGCTATTTTTAAACCTCGGCTACTACTACTCATACATCATTGCTGCAATTCCCGAGGttgacataaaataa